The nucleotide window TTCATTCCTTTTCCATCTCAACGATTAACACATGTGATGTTTCATTTGCGTGCAGTGTGATAGTTTCCTCAACAATTTCCATGGCATCTCTAGCGTCTAAGGTGATGTCATGGATCGTTGAATTTCCTTCTATTTGAACAAGATAGGCTTGTCTTCCCGCTTTGACAGGGAAGCTAATTTCTTGGTCTTTGTCCAATTCTAATGTATAGATATTGGCGTCTTGATTGATTTTGATGGGAGCATTTCCGTTTACACTTGACACCATATGGAGCCATTGATTATGGCGATCCTCCGGACGAAAGCGATAATCTCCATAATTAGGTGTATGGCCACTTCGATCAGGCAGAATCCAGATTTGTAATAATCTTGCTGTGTCCTCGCCATTGTTCTGTTCACTATGATAAACACCAGTTCCAGCACTCATATACTGAACCTGTCCCCGTGTAATAGTATTGGAATTTCCCATGCTATCTTCATGTGTAAGATGCCCGTTGACTACATACGAGATAATCTCCATATTTTGATGTGGATGCATCCCAAATCCCCTTTGGGCTTCAATTAAATCGTCATTGATGACACGTAACACACCAAAGTGGATATTAGTAGGATTATAGTACTCGGCAAACGAAAAATGGAACTTACTCTTCAGCCAGCCAAGATTACTGCTCCCCATATTCTTGCTTTCCACTTTCCTCAACATACTACTATCACTCCCGTTATTATAGTATAAATCAGTAAAATTCAATCATTCTCAATAAAGGTGGATATCTCGAAATTGAGCATTTCGAAACAATTACATTTAATTCGAGATAATTATATTACCTATTCTAGCATAGTGTCAATGTGGAAATTGGTGTCAGGCACCAGAACCGTCCCCTTTGTTCTTCCATTAGGTAAGTTTAACTTCAGGCCTTAACTTCAGGATGACAAATAACTTTACCAAAATGTCATATATATATTGCATATTGCAAATTAAATCATATAATAAAGAGGAACAAGAAAAATGGAGGGGATTGGAAATGAACATTTTTAAACGTTCGGGAAAGGTCACGGATGAACGCATTGAAAATATCCGCAATAAGATTTTTAAGGAAATCTATTATCTGATCATGGTCATTTGTTTTATCAGTATCGGGATAAAAATTTTCAAGTATGGCGTGGATACAAAGTTGATAGTCTTGGAATTGGTGATTCTTTTCTTTGGAGGTGTTTATTACCTCATTCGCTCCATTTTCTTGGGGGTGTATTGGGATGAAGTGGAGATGCACGATCGCACAAGTAAAACGACAATGGGTTCGAAGACCATTTTTTCCAGCATTGGTTTAGCCATAGTCATGGCCATCATGATCGGCGTGAAGAGTGCTGTTTCATACGCTGACGGCCGTGCGCAGGGTATTTGGTACTTTGCCATGGTATCATTTGCTTCTATTGTGATCTATGTACCCATTTTCCTTCTTCTTTTTGGCGGTATCCACCTGCTCGCGAAGAAAATTGGTTTGAAGAAACAAGATGACGATAACGAATTGTAGGTACTGATCCATGAAAAATATAAAATTAAAACTGGCAAGAGTTGAAAAGGATTTATCCCAAGAAGAACTAGCCAAAACTGTTGGCGTATCCAGACAAACGATTGGTTTAATTGAATCAGGAAAATACAATCCATCCTTAAGTCTTTGCATTAACATCTGCAAAGCCCTATCTCGTACATTAAATGATTTGTTTTGGGATGAGGAAACATAATAATCCTTATCCCTTTCATTAAAGGATGGTTTTACGCTTAAAGGATAACGTCCCTTTTTCATAATTAGATGTAATTTTAATATGGAGCTTTTGTGATATAACGCAGCTTCTATGCAGCTAATGGGGTGTATGGGGATCGTCTATGTCTATACTTCCGTATGGAAAAATCAAAAAAAAATCTTCCAAGCAGGAAGATTTTTTAGTTTAAATGAGGAAATCCTTGCTGGCGCAGGGCCTCATACACCAAGATAGCAGCCGTGTTCGAAAGGTTGAGTGAACGAATATGCGTATTCATGGGTATTCTCAAGAAATGGTCTTTATTATTTTCCAGTAAATCCTTTGGTAAACCGGTTGTTTCTTTTCCGAACATAAAATAATGTTCCTTTGCTATATTACTGAAATCAAAGGCGGAATGGGCTTTTTCCCCAAACGTCTCAATATAGTAGAACTCCCCTTGATTTTTCGAAAAAAAGTCATCCAATGAATCATAGTACGTTATGTTGACAAACTGCCAGAAATCTAACCCAGCTCGTTTGATCATGGTTTCATCTGTAGAAAAGCCCAGCGGCCGAATTAAATGCAAGGCTGTGTTGGTGGCTGCACACATACGTGCAATATTTGCCGTATTGACCGGAATTTCTGGTTGATATAGTACAACATGGATTGCCAAGAATGGTCACCTCTATCTTCATTTTACCATTCAAATTATAACATACCGCTTGGGAGGATATGTACGTACACAACGAGAGGGAACAATAAAAACACATATAGAAACAGGTTTATACAAAAATATTCGGAATCGTGCAGAGGTAATCTAAGTAGTTACCAAACGTATTCGTCTCATGGTCGTTAAAAAGGCTAAAAGTGATTGTCACTAAATCATGCCCATATCTGATCTAGACGGGCTCCAATTTCCTCCCCGAGTGTACTATATAGTGTAATGTCATATTAACTGTCCTACATTCGAAAGGAAGTGTATTAAATGCATAATGCCTTACCGAGTTCAAATGCCTTTCCAAATGCGGTGCCAAATGCAGTACCAAACGCCTTGCCCAATGCAATACCAAATGCCTTACCAATTATGCCCCATATCCAGCCAATGGCTTGCTCCTATGCAACACCTGTTTATGCCGATTGTTTACCTGCCCAAGGGTGCGGTGACTTTATTCTGATTGTAGTGTTGTTTATTTTATTAATCATTGTTGGTGCTGTTTGTTTCTGTGGTTAAAAGGTCTATAACCCCTATAAAGATATATTATGGATCAAGTGGTGACCTTTTAAATGTATCAGAACTGGGGGCTTCCATTTCCAAGTTTACCGGGACCTGGTAACCTGCTGGTTTACCAGGCCTACCCGGATTCTCAATTCCAAAAGCCATTCCCTGTTATGGGCATTTCTTCTAGCTCACCAACCTACGTGTTCAATGAAGCGAGAGAACCGTCCCCTGCTTCACTGCTTTACATGTGAGATGGAAGGAATAAAACAATTTGTGGGAAGAGGATGATTAATAAAACAGTAAGTAATAGAACCCCGATAAAGGGAATGGATCCTTTTAAGACTTTGTTTACACTTACACCTGACTGCTGGCTCGTAATATAAAGGTTAATTCCTACTGGAGGGGTAACTAACCCGATTTCTAATACTAGTACTACCATAATTTTTATCCAATAATCAGTAACCTTTTTCTAATAAATAAACCAAATTTTTTTTTACTGACTCCCATTCACTATCAATAATACTGTAAAATATATTGTCATGAATAGTACCATCTGACTTTATTCTATGTTTACGAAATGTTCCTTCTTTGGTTGCCCCTATTCGTTCAACTGCTTTTTGAGAACGCAAATTTTGTCCACTAATTGAAAATTGGACTCGAATGACGTTTAATTCTTCAAAACAATACTTAAGTAATAAAAATTTACATTCTGTGTTTACCTTTGTTTTCCATACTGTTGGTGAAAGCCACGTCCATCCTATTTCCATGTTACGATTATCTATATCAATCTCGCCAATTCGAGTAGTCCCTATTATTTCACCTGTCAATTTATTCTTAATAACAAAAGGGATCTGTTTACCGTCCTTTTTATTGGTAACAGCTGTCATTAAAATACGTTCTAAATCATCCATTGATTTAACTTCTCGCCAGGTATATTTCCATACTTCTGGACTTTTTAATGCTTCAAATAATAGTTCCGTATGCTTCAGCTCGAGAGGAATAAGTGAAATGGAATCCCCTTCTAGAGATATGCCTGTATCAATTATCATAGAATATTGTCTCCTTTTTAAGTAAATAGCCTACCCGTCCTAATCCTATTAATTCCATACGACAAAGAATTACTCCTTCTTGGAAAAACTAATTCTACTTAAACTAAACAATAGGAATTTAGGTAAGTAGGTATCTGACCAAACTAGTTCAGTTATGACCAAACCGCCTCTCGACAAACTTCATCCCTCAAAAATTTCTTAACCCCCTCTATAACAACAACAACAGCAGCAAATCCAATCAAACATTTGATTAACAAGAAATTTACCCATCAATCGTTTGATTAAATGTGGCCAAAATCCTTATGTTAAAATACCTTAGGCTAGTGGGTCGGTAAAATTTCTGTCGAAGATCAGTCTTAATCTTCGACAACTATCTTCACTAGTAACGTATAAAAACTAGTAACCTACAATAATTGGCACGTTTTGATACTAATCAAACGATTAGTTAAACTCCCCTTAACACTGATAAATAGGGAGTTTCTATAATAATATGTGTCGAAATAAATCACCCGTGAAACACGATGACCTTTCTTCTAACTCCCCGTGTTCAATGAAGCGAGAGAACCGTCCCCTGCTTCATCCTCACACTTCCCCCATGCAGCCAATCCCACTCAAAGGTTTCACCATCAATATGATATAGAATCGGTTCTTCTTCAATGATTCCTTCTTCACGCTTTTCCTCTAACCATTCGTCGTAATACCGACAAAACTTCTGTCTTAGAATCCCAAAAAAATAGGCAATCGGCTTCCGGACGACTTTTGTAAATTTTAGTTTTCTGATTAATTGCCTAAAGGAATCGATAGCGATCCCCACTATGACATCCGTTTCATTGTGTAGTTTATAGTCAAAAGCTAGGATATGTACCATATGCCAATAGTCTTCGATTAACTTGGCATCATCGAAGAAACAGGTAACAAGTTGGGTGAATTCCTGTGGAACACGGTTGCTCACAAAGGTGGAATGTAATTCAGAAGGTTCTTCTTTACGTTTTTTTATCTTTTGATCTTTTTCCGTTTTGAAAAGATTACTAGTTTCTATTGGGTGGTTCATGGTTTCCTGTTTGGGTGGTTCACTTACGGAAAAACGATGAAAGACATAGAGATTACTGGACTGCGAGCCATTCTTTCGTTCTGTTTCATAAACAGTGAAAATACCTATCTTCTTCGCTTTCCCAATCATCCGTTTAAACGTGGAACGGGAAATACCGTTATCATGGTATTCCTGATGAATCGCTTTTAACACCGTGCCGATTTTAGCATTGCAAACACCAGGAATTTTCGCAGCAAAACGAACCAGCCGCTTTAATCCGACCAGCTCCCCTTTTGAAAAATTAGTCTTGTGCTCTAGTAACCACATTTCGATATGATGATTAAACTCCCTCAAATTTTCAAACTGCGAAAACTGTTCAAATCCCTCAATCCTGCCTGATTTTACATGCATCATTTTGCGCCACCCTTTCACCGCTGGTTTCCGTTTCCGGCACCTCAACGATATCGGGTTTTGCTGAAAGAATCGAATGGCTAAAAATCTAATTTGGTGTGCATTTTTAATCGAAAACCCTCATTTTTGCGTTCAAATGTGGAATTTGGAGCTGATTTTTGCATTTTTGGACGGATATAGTATTAATTTTGTTATTAATATGGCTTGGTGATGACAGTTCCTTCGAAGCTTTATACTTTTAACCTTAAACTGCAAACAGCAGAGCAATTCAAGAGAATGATATGTGGAAATGATATTGATCTTTTTTCCTCTAAGAAAGATCCAAGAAAAGGCGAATAAGGGAAACTTAAATTAGTGAGGGTTTTTGATGAATGTCTGACCCCATGTCAATTTCAGGGAAGGGATATTTATCCTAAAGGTTTTTGATGAGGGTGTCTTACTAAAAATATCTCAGTATTTCTAGAGGTGAGGCGAAAAAACACTTTGTAGGGATCAGATTTTCCAACTGAAATGAGTACCATACGTAAATCAACTGGGTAATTTCCAGTAATGATTGAATGGCTGATTTTCTCCATAACACTTTCATTTTTGATTACCCAACATTCTAGTGATTTCCTCTTCAGATAATACTGGATTTTCAAGTTCTAATGCTCTCAATAGTTGCTTTTCTTCATCTGAATCCGTAACTTCATACATATTGGGCTCTTTTATTTGGTCAACTTCAAATAAAAGGAATTTTCGATTCCCAATTTGAATGTAGGCCTGACCAGAACCAATCACTTTTTTGATCTCCTCATTTTCTATTTTTATTGGCTTCATTGTAACAACCCTCCTTACTGTATATTTCCATTATTATACCATTATTACGCCTATTTTCCCAACTCCATTTTATTAAAGGTTTCCCTCGTCAAATACCTAAATGGTGCCTGCACCCACTTTATTGGAGCTGATTTTTGCATTTTTGGACGGATATGGTATCAATGTTGAATGGAGGATCTTTCTAGTAAATCAACGGGATAATTTCTGCCTCTTTGTTAACAAAACTGTCAAATATTTACGGATTATGTATACTACAGTTTATAGTAAAAAGGAACTATTTGTAATTAAATAGTAGTAGAGATAGGCGCTTCCATGTTTTTCACTCCACTAACTGAATTCGTTAAAACTCTGGACGGAAAATGTAGCAAAGAGGTGATGATCATGTAAAGGTATAGCGGCCCCGTTCCAGTCTTGCACAATGAAAAAGAAGCGGTTCAAGTACGTAATTCGATGAAAGACTTTAGGAGATGGATGGATGACTACGAACCAATTTTATTTAGTCGATGATAACGTGATATTAATGACAGGTGAATACGACAACAATGGAAAGCTTTGCGCACGGGTGATGATCGGAAGGGAAACTCTTTTGGTAGACCAGTCACCGGTCAAACTATTGGATGAAACGTTAAAATACATAGGATTTAATTTAAAAGGTGCTCTTGAAGGTGCCAAAGGGATTATTGGTGAAAAATATATGCGCCCCGTTATGGTTAATCCTTACAAGGGGATTTGCTTATTCCCGAATAAGTCACCAAAAAAGGATGACTGTCTCTGGTTTAACCCCGACCATATTGTAAAAACCAATAGCAGAGGGTATAAAACAGAAGTTGTGCTTAGCAACGGCGTTTCCATTCTCGTCGATTTAAAACTATGCTTTTTTAACTCAAAGCTGCATATTGCATCTGAATTGAAGCGGACGTCAATCGAAAGAGGGAACCATTCAAATCCAATAGTTCCCGAAAGAAGAAAGCCGCTCTCCAGGTCGAAAAATGGCAAATACAACTTTGGTTCCATAGCATAGAATCACGAATACATAGGTCCATTCATGAGTGGTCCAATACCCCACCAAAAACGTTTCAAAAAGGAGATTGACTTTGGAAAATCTACAAATGTCCTATATCGGAAAAGAATTAACAAGGCTGCGAAAGAATAAGAACTTAACACAGCTACAATTATCCCGTCTGTGCAATATTAATCGCACTTATATCAGTATGCTTGAATGCAATAGTAAACGGCCCATGCTCGGAACCATCTTCTTACTTGCTGCCGGCCTTGGGATGACGGCCTGTGAATTGGTGCAGGAAATAGAAAAGGTTATGTAAAGATTTTGCAATAAAAAGGGAGATTTCTCTGATGCATCATAAGATTCTGGTAGGGAAGGTTATAAGAAAAAAGAGAGTAAGCCTTAAGATTTCACAGTTGGTGTTGGCTGAACGGAGCTCATTAAGTCCCATAATGATAAGTAAATTCGAAAGGAATCTCAGTGAACCCAGTTTCGAAACTACGATTAAATTAGCCGCAGCATTTGGTATGAAAGCTTCTGAGTTCATCAAGGAAATTGAAGATACTATAGATAGGGATCAACATCTGTAAGTGTGGAACCCTCTGGTCCATAAAAAAGGGAAGTGCTGTGAACACTTCCCCCACAACCTCTACCCTCAGGGTGATGGTTGTGACTATTTGTTTATGAGTGTACCACCCTTTGTTACCTACGGCGTGGGGTGGTTCATTTGTTTCTAGATCGGTTTTCCGAAAGAAATAGGCGCTTACTTCGTCATAAAATTTTCTACCTCATCCATATTTGGATAAGAAGATTGTGTACCACGTTTCGTGACGCTTAATGCTGCAAAGGCAGTAGCCATTTTTATTGCATGAAGGATATCATTATTCTTCACAAAATAGTGGGCAAAGCAGCCAATGAAAGCATCTCCCGCTCCAGTTGTGTCGATGGCATTTACTTTATATGAGTCCACCATATGCGCCTCACCTTTGGTTACCCACATGACTCCACGACTACCCATTGTGACAATTACATCCTTAACCCCTTTATCGATTAACGTGATCGCAGCAGCTTTAATTTGCTCTTCAGTTTCGACAGGCATGCCCGTCAAGATTTCCAATTCAGTTTCATTTGGAATGAAAAAGTCGCATTTACATACATAACTGAAGTCCAGATCTTTAGTAGCTGGTGCAGGATTAAGGATAACAGGAATTCCATTCTCATTACCAAATTCTATTGCTCGATAAATCGTCTCTAGCGGTATCTCAAGTTGCAGCACAAGTAAAGAACATTGCTTTAATTTCTCTGCTGCCCGGTCTATATCCACGGGTAAAAGGTATTGATTCGCCCCTTTAATAATGAGGATACGATTTTTGGATTCTGGATCTACAAAAATGGGCGCGACACCACTTGAGGTATCTTGAACTTTATTGGTAAACTCTGTATCAATTCCGTAATTTTCAAGATTTTTAATCGTATTATCCGCAAAAAGGTCATCACCAACCTTTGTGACCATCATCACCTTGGAGCCCATCTTAGCAGCCGCAACCGCCTGATTTGCTCCTTTACCCCCACAACCTATTTTAAAATCCGGTGCCTCAAGTGTTTCCCCTTCTTTTGGCATCTTATTAATATATGAAATAAGATCCACCATGTTGGATCCGATTACTGCGATATCCATGTGATTACCCCCTTATTTCTTTCCCGTTACCACTGTAAAATTTCTCTCTTCACCTGCATCAAGCTTTAGTAATGTACCGGATTTTTCAGCAGCGAGATACCCTTCCGGCCTGCAAGTCGCTGGAAGGACGAAGGCTCCTACTTGTTGATCACAATTATGAAGAATCCAACGTGTGGCGTAATTTAGTTCAGCCGTAGAAAACTGAGTAAAAAAGACAGTTCCATCCGGTGAGATCATTTCGAATTCAGCCGTTTCCTGATACTGGTTTATTCGATCCGCAAAAAAGACAATCTCTGGATCGTACATCTCCGGCCGATTTAAAGTGCTAATCGTTTCTTCGCCGCTGAGGATCTTTTTATTATAATCCAGCCATCCTTCAGTTGGTTTGACATGCCCCGGTACTGATTCTCTCAGTTTAAAAGCGTTGTCAGGGATATTTTGCTGCAATAGCGCATTCTCGACATACGCATAGTTCGTGTGACACATATATTGAAGTGGCATTTCTGAGCCAGAGAGGTTTTTAACATTCATGCTGATTTCAATGAACGATTCTTTGTTGAACATTTTTACGGTTGGTCGTGCGAGATAGTGATGGCCAAACCCCTTCACGTACTCCGTTTCGCCGCAAACGGTTATGCCTTCAGCAGTGATTTCAAGCCATGCCCGGTCCATTTCAGCACAAGGCATTTCACCGTGCAACTCGTGATCATCCTCAGGCCCAGGACAACCGTTTCGGATTAAACCCGAATGAAAGGCAAAGCAGCCATATGTATCTACGACATTGGTAACCTTTTTCGGCTGCGAGAACATATTTTTCATTTTAAGATCTGTATGATCAAATTCTAAGTCCCAAATCATCTGACCCATAAATGGAAGAACAACCATCCTGCCACGTAAATTACGAAGTTCAATTGCTTCCACTCCTGATGGATAACGGAAAAGACTTGCTTTCATTTCCGCGTTTTTGAATATCACCTTACTGCTATCGGTAAAAAAATGACGCTGCAATTCAATTTTCCCTAGAGTCATTTCATTTCATCTCCTATATTATCCACAATGGGCAGCAAAACCACTGCTGCCTCATTGATCATCTAGTATTATTATTGTGCTTTCTTAAGGCCTACCTCTTCACCCTGTAACATCGTCGAATTCTTCTTCATTTTTCCAAAGAAATGGAAACCAACATATAGGAAGCAAAGCATCGGAACAAGGAATGAAAGCTGCATGGAACCAAATAAGTCGGATGCGAATCCTTGGATTGCCGGAACCACCGCGGCCCCAACAATGGACATCACCAAAATGGCACCAGCCAGTGCTGTATATTGCTTTTCTTTAACAACATTCAGTGTTTCTGCATAAATAGTCGCCCAACAAGGACCAAATAGCATACTAACAGCAACGGCACCGTAAACTGCTGTCATGTTTGGTACAAACGAGACATATGCAAGGGTTGCTGCCCCAATGACGGAATAAATAACCAATATTTTAGATGGATTAAAGCGAGTCATTAAGAAATTGGCAATGAACTTTCCAACAAAAAAGGCAATAAAACTAAACACCATGAAGTTCGAAGCCACTCGTTCGTTAATATCCGGATTCAAGTCAAGTGCGAGACGAATCGTAAACGACCATACCGTTACTTGCATACCAACATATAAAAATTCCGCTGCAATTCCTTTTCGGAATTCTTTTATTCCAGCTAGATATTTCAGTGTTTGTACTAAATTAGGTGACTTACCAGAACCCTTTTCCTTTTTCACCACTGGTTTACATGAAGGGAATTTCGTTATCACAAACAACACGACCATAGCAATTAGAACAAATATGATATATTTATATGGTTCTAGCGTATGCTGAAGCATTTCGAGTCCAAACGCATGCGCTTCTTTAGGAGACATTGTAGCCATTCTTGCTTCCAGACTGGCGCCTTCCTGGAACACAAGATATTTACCAAGCAGGATACCTGAAATGGAGCCAAGCGGATAAAATGTTTGGCTGATATTCAAGCGCAACGTCGAAAACTGACGCGGCCCAATCATGGAGCTGTAGGTATTGGCCGCCGTTTCCAAAAATCCTAGTCCAATCGCAATGGCGAAGAGTGCAAATAGAAACATGGTATAGGTTGCCATTTCGGAAGCTGGATAGAATAATGTACAGCCAGCAATATAAAACAGCAAACCTACAATAATCCCAATCTTGTAATTTGTCTTTTTAATAACCATCGACGCTGGAATCGCTACAAAAAAGTAGCCGCCGTAAAATGCACTTTGAACAAACGCACTCGCAAAATCACTTAACTCAAATACATGCTTGAACTGCGTGATTAAGATATCATTCAAGCTGGCTGCTACCGCCCACATTGGAAACAATAACGACAATAGAATGAACTGTAGAATGGGGGTTCGGTTTAAGTAGCCATCTGGTAACTGAATAATATTTTTGCTTTTCATGTTCATTTCTCCTTATTAATAAATTGTAAAACTATGTAGCATGCTGACTATCCTTTTTTCATAACTTAATCAAATCTATCTTTTTTAAAATGTAAACGTTTAGATTTATTTAGAAAAAAATAGATTTAAAAGCTATTATTAAAAAACCGCATGGAGGACATTTAATGTAAACGTTTAGATTTTTTGTTCGAATTTAGAATATCACTGTTCACAAATGATGGCAAGACTTTTCTGTATCCGTTTACAGAAAACCTTATAAAATTTTAGAACGAGGATCTATAGAAAACAGCCTCATCCACTTAAAGGATGGGGCTGTTCATTTCAATCTACCTTTTCATTAGTCTGCAAGAATGCCTAATTATCAGTTCTGGAGGAATGGAATACGTTCGTTTCGGGATATCGTCCTTAAAATTAATTCGATCATGCAAGAACATGAAAGCAATTTCCCCAACTGTATTCATTGGCCGAGCCACCACAGTCAGCTTCGGTTTCAGAAATGTTGCTATATCGACATCATCAAAGCCGACGAACGACACCTCATCCCCTAGCACCCAGTTTAATTCATTCAAAGCCTTCATGCAGCCAATTGTCATTAAGTTATTCGATGAAAAAATGGCTGTGGGTCTTTCCTCCAGCTTACTTAGTTGCTTTGTCGCTGCATGACCACTGTATTCTCCAAAATCCCCTTGAACGACAAATCTATCATCAAGAGGAATAGTATAATCCTCTAGCGCCTTTTTATAACCAAGGAACCGCTCCAACCCCGGCGTTGTATTTTGAGGACCGCAGATGATCGCTATTTTTCGGTGCCCCTGCAGTATCAGATGTTGGACAGCCTGATACGATCCTTGAATATTATCAACCAGTACAGTGTCCACCTCAAAATTTCTGATGCTTCGATCGACTGCTACAACCGGTATTTTCTGCTCCCAAAGCAGGTTTAGATGGTCGCCATCCTCATTGGCTGTCGTAATGATGACTCCATCTACGCCCCGCTCTATAAAGTTCCTTACAATTTTCTCCTCAATAATAGGAGACTCATTCGTGCTGCTTAGAATGGTGAAATAATCCTTTTCACGGGCCTTCTGTTCTATTCCGGCCATCACTAGGGGAAAGAAGGGGTTTTTAATGTCAGGCACAATGACACCAATGGTTTTGGTATCCTTTCGTTTCATGGTTCTTGCAGCAGCACTGCGGATATATCCCAGTTCCTTGATTGCTTTAAGAATCCTCTCTTCCGTTACCTTCCTCACCCCGCCCTGGTTGTTAATCACCCTTGAGACTGTCGCAATTGAAACATCGGCCAATCTCGCTACATCCTGAATATTTGGTTTTGACTCCATTTTTGCATAACCCCTAGAATAAAACGTTTAGATTTTCACTAAAAAGTATACTTTCTTATAAATTAAGTCTAGTAAATGGCTGGAAATATAAACGTTTAGATTATTGTATATAAATTGAACCTAGCATCTTTTCTACCTTTAAGCAAGAAGTAATCATTAACCAATTGAAAGAATTGAAATTACTACCTTTCTATTATCGAGGCAGCCCCCTCTCTCACCTAAAGTTTATCAGAAGCAGCAATTTCAAGCGCTCGCTTTGCTTGTTCATGCCCGATAACATATTGGAAATCTTTGCGAAGTGAATTTGTAAATAGAGGTATTTGATCATTTGAGAGGTAACAGGTGTCGGGAATACAATAAAACATAACACACTTTAAAAAACGAATATTTTCACGTATAATGGATATATAATAAAAAAGAGAAGTGCGCTAACACTTCTCCCTGCAACCTCTACCGTCAGGGTGGTGGTTGTTAAAGTTTATTTTTATGTGAACCACCCTTTTGCTTGCTACGGCGCGGGGTGGTTTTCTTGTTTTCTAGAACGGCCTTCCGAATGAAATAAGCGCTCAATTCACGCATAACTCCCTTCAGAACTTCTCGTAGAATTTCAAGAAATGTTTCCATGATTATCACCTCCTTTCCCAAAAAGGAAAGAAGATCAACAACCAACCACCCTCACAATATTCAGTTGCAACTCCATTCTATCATTTCCTACAACTATAAAAACCTATCAATCTTCGACAAATATCGGGGTGTGACAGGCACCGGGAATGAAATGAATCCCTTATCACCCTGTCCTTTTTGCTGACTTCTTTCTATATAAAAGATGAAAGGTGGTGAGGGACAATGGCACAAGCGTTATTAGAAGGAACAAAGCTACGTTTGGTATTTGAAGCAGGCTTGGATGACGAAGGCAAACCTATCTTTAAAGCAAAAAC belongs to Neobacillus sp. OS1-2 and includes:
- the fucP gene encoding L-fucose:H+ symporter permease, encoding MKSKNIIQLPDGYLNRTPILQFILLSLLFPMWAVAASLNDILITQFKHVFELSDFASAFVQSAFYGGYFFVAIPASMVIKKTNYKIGIIVGLLFYIAGCTLFYPASEMATYTMFLFALFAIAIGLGFLETAANTYSSMIGPRQFSTLRLNISQTFYPLGSISGILLGKYLVFQEGASLEARMATMSPKEAHAFGLEMLQHTLEPYKYIIFVLIAMVVLFVITKFPSCKPVVKKEKGSGKSPNLVQTLKYLAGIKEFRKGIAAEFLYVGMQVTVWSFTIRLALDLNPDINERVASNFMVFSFIAFFVGKFIANFLMTRFNPSKILVIYSVIGAATLAYVSFVPNMTAVYGAVAVSMLFGPCWATIYAETLNVVKEKQYTALAGAILVMSIVGAAVVPAIQGFASDLFGSMQLSFLVPMLCFLYVGFHFFGKMKKNSTMLQGEEVGLKKAQ
- a CDS encoding LacI family DNA-binding transcriptional regulator; its protein translation is MESKPNIQDVARLADVSIATVSRVINNQGGVRKVTEERILKAIKELGYIRSAAARTMKRKDTKTIGVIVPDIKNPFFPLVMAGIEQKAREKDYFTILSSTNESPIIEEKIVRNFIERGVDGVIITTANEDGDHLNLLWEQKIPVVAVDRSIRNFEVDTVLVDNIQGSYQAVQHLILQGHRKIAIICGPQNTTPGLERFLGYKKALEDYTIPLDDRFVVQGDFGEYSGHAATKQLSKLEERPTAIFSSNNLMTIGCMKALNELNWVLGDEVSFVGFDDVDIATFLKPKLTVVARPMNTVGEIAFMFLHDRINFKDDIPKRTYSIPPELIIRHSCRLMKR
- a CDS encoding aldose 1-epimerase family protein; the encoded protein is MTLGKIELQRHFFTDSSKVIFKNAEMKASLFRYPSGVEAIELRNLRGRMVVLPFMGQMIWDLEFDHTDLKMKNMFSQPKKVTNVVDTYGCFAFHSGLIRNGCPGPEDDHELHGEMPCAEMDRAWLEITAEGITVCGETEYVKGFGHHYLARPTVKMFNKESFIEISMNVKNLSGSEMPLQYMCHTNYAYVENALLQQNIPDNAFKLRESVPGHVKPTEGWLDYNKKILSGEETISTLNRPEMYDPEIVFFADRINQYQETAEFEMISPDGTVFFTQFSTAELNYATRWILHNCDQQVGAFVLPATCRPEGYLAAEKSGTLLKLDAGEERNFTVVTGKK